GCTTCGCTGTCGGAGCCGTTTCCATTCGAGTGCATCCTGTTGGAGTTGCGGATGGTGATGATTTTGCCTTGTGTGCTGTCATGTGGCACTGAGTAGATGATCTCTTCGTTGCTAGGGCGGGGTTTTGAAACAGCATCCAGGGGTTCGGCATAGTCTGAGGGATCATAGCCCACATCCCCACCAGGAACCCAGGTAACAGCAGAGGGCAGGGAGCGACGATGTCCTAGCGTGTCAATATATGGGTTACGGCTGACCTTCCGGAAGTCGAAAGTGACACCTGGTTTAACCCTCACTTGGGGGGGTAGTTTGTTGTTGAGTTTGTTCTCAAAGTCTCTGATATCAGAAATGACAGAGATGTCACTAGAATCTAAGTCAGGCAAGTTGAAGCCCCCACTGTGAGAAGTGAGTGTGCCATCATAGTATGGTGGCGAGGGCTCTACATCATCCTCGGAATCCAGGAACATGGTGACAGTACTGGGAGAACTGCAGCGTGGAgagtaaacattttcattggTGCATGCTTCAGCAACATTATCATACATGTGTGTGGCCTCCACAATGTTGCGTTTCTCTATCACCTCCATCAGAAAAGAATGGAACATTTCTATCCTGTGCAGGCCTCCCACTACGCCTCCAGATCCACAAACCACACTATTAAAGCGACCCTCAATCTCATGGGCTAGTTCCTCCCCCTGGATCAGCTGTTCACAGGCATAGTCACTGTCAGTGAGCTCTGCCTGGCTATCTCCCACTGCCAATAGCTGAACTGGGATGATGTCTTGAACTTCACACAAGAATGCACACAGAGTCTCCAGGGAGGCTTTTCGAGAGACCGAGTACACTGCAAAGTAGCCGTGTACTAACCTGCTCTTTCGCAAAGTGAAAGAGGCATGGTAAGAAAGCAGAGACAGCTCTATGGCAAGCTTGTGTCCACCAACTGTCTGCTCCAGCAATACGGATGTGCCACTGTTAGACATGGGCCTGCAGTGCTGGTGCATTAGAAAAGGGGACAGGAGCTGTTCTATGTCATAGGAGTCCCCGCACATTAAACACATGACGACGCGAAGGTCTGCCTCCGGGGCCGGCTGATGAGGAGAGTCTCTGAGACCTTGAGGCTCAGGGAGGAGCGGTGGGGAGCTGCTACTGAAGGATGAGCTCCTCCTAATATCCAGAAGGCTCCTCAGCACCTGGTTGATTTGAGTCTCGTTGACATTATGACCATAGCCCACACCAGGGGAGGCAGGGTCTAAAAAGCTACACTGCAGTCTCCTTGCAACCTGTTGCCCTTGTGTTATTAGGTTTAATGCAGTTTCTCCACCTATATCCACGTATGATCCGACACCTCTTTTAGTGACTAAAAGCAGCGAGGTGGGCAACTGAGCCAGCTGACTATCTCTTCGACCTAGAGTTGATTCCCTAAGTCGCTCAAGGCTTTCGACCACATAAGAGAGGGACTCTTTTGAAttgtacagacacaaacatccgTGAGGTGTGAAAGTGGGCGTGTGGAAGGAGTTTACTGGAAGACGTACATTTCCCTCAATAGGCCGCAGTGTCAACTCATACATCTTCCCATCTAGCACATACCAGTCATCGTTTGTGCAGAGAGCCCTAATCTCATTGGCAAATTCTCTGGCCAGTCCATCCTTCCCTAGGATGACGAGGTTAATTCTGTCAGCCTTGGTGTCTCCAAAATGAGCTTTCACATCAAAAAAGGGATAACATGTGGGGAAACGTGACACTAAGAGCTGTTCAATCTTAGAGTCTCCGCAGTGAGGACTGCTAGGGCAGGTCTCCTTGGTAGGATGATAGACAAAGTGGATATGCTTCAGTACCAGCGCATCTCTTTCAGCTGGAAGCTTTTGTAGAGCCTTGAACCTCTGTTCCTCCCCCAAAACCTCCTGAATTGCCCCCATCTTCTCCTTGCTTGGCTTGGCATCGACCTCAAGTTCATAAAAAAGCTCAGAGTACTCCAGTAAAAGCTCCTGAAAGTCTTCTTTAGCGCGGTCAATGATCTCCTTCTGGTGGCGGTTGTACAATTCCAAGTACTCTGGCTCCTCAAGCCACTGGTAGAACTCTTCATTCATGATGAAGCTGCGTGCCTCCTCCCATGGTTTACCAGGTGTGACAAAGGGAGAGGAAGCTAACTTCTGCTTGAACTCCAGCCTCATCTCTGCTCGCCTGCACTCATTACGCAGATGTTCCAGGTGGGCATTGAATAtgtcctctgcttcagcagtcTCCAGTATATCTGAAGGGATTCGCTCATCTTCCATGTTATCAATGTGTGATGTATCTTCCCATGGTGAATCctccaaaacaacaaaccagtGGGCAAAGTGCTGCTTGGACTCCAAGACTTTCTGTACCCCAGACCAGCTCAGCTGATCTATCTCATCCAGGTCAGGCACCAAAGAACTGAGTGCTAGGGGAAGAGTGCTTAAGTAAATTTTGCGACGCCTCTCAATATGATCCTGCTTCAGACGGTAGACGTGCTGTTGAAAAAGCTTCTTGCACTTTGCCGTTCCCTCCAAGAAGACATATTCTTTGTACTCTGGGGAGGTGTTCATGCGTCGACTGGTGTTCAACCAAGTTTCATTATGATTCTTTACTATGCGGTTGATTAACCATTCATAGCGATCCTTGGCAGAAGCTATCTGCTGACTCTGGAGCTTAAGGGCTTCAAAATAAGGAATGATCTTGGGCTTGCCCCTGCTCTTATCAATAAGTTGAACCAAAGTGAGGAAGGCGAGGTCAACATTTATATTTGAGCGTGCAGACGTCTCAACTACTGGTAGACTCTTTTTTGTGATAGCAAAGGTATGTGCATCTTTGATGTAGCGTTCAACTCCTTCATCACACTTGGTGAGGACCAGAACAATGGGCTTCTTTGTCTTGCTGAGCTGACCATACAGGTTTGTGACAAATTTCAGCTGGTCATCAAAGTTGCGGTTCATGCCCCGGCTTACATCAACACAAAGCAGGAAGCCATCCACCTGCAGCTTTCCCTCGGGcatttgtttttgctcaaaGTCTTGCTCCAGACCCAGCTGATCTGTACAGAAGTACATGAGCTTCTCTGCTGAAGACAGCTTGGTTCCAGCTGCCCGTTTGATATAGGGCTGCATAGCAGTGCTACGGTGCGGCTGAAACGTCTGGTCATCAATGAATTCAGTTTGCTCCACAACATGCATCCTGCACTCAGGCCCCTCTTCCAGGAGCCGTGAcacctccccccaaaaaaggaagtGATCATTATTAACAACTCGACCCCCAAAGTCGCTGGTGCTTAAAACTGATGTGTGGTCCAAGTAGAAGTCATCAGCACTTGGTCGCACATATCTATTACAGAAACAGGACTTCCCAACCCCACATtgccccttctccttctctgttccTGACAACCCCACCACAATGAGGTTGTAAATGGGCGATCGGGCATCTTGCTTTTTTGCCATCATCGTCTGCTGACGCTCATCCTGCCATTAACAGGCACTGTATAAAGGAGTTCACTTGAATGTTTGTCCATATAGTTGTTGATCCACAGGGTTGATCAGATTTCACTTTCTTCTGGTGAGCGTCGATTTCAATACATAGCAGTGCAGTGATATGAGCAGATGGTTCTTTATTCATTCCTTATATGAATCAGAtcctgtcaaaaaaaaggaaaagaaaaaacaagaaatcagACAAACAGGGCAAtcaacaaaaatacattttgaaataaaagaaaagaatagaattCTGCAAAACCGAAGATGGTACATACGTCACAGCCTAAGCCATATTAGGCGActatgacaaaaataaaagcatatcCTTAATAACGCATATGCTACTTTATTTGGTAATGTTGACAGTATTCTTTCTTACAAGACTGTTTAAATTGCTGCCTTTGATAGATGAATCACCTCTAATAATAAAGGAAATTGAGAATGACAAACACTGTTCTGCCATCATATTTAGCCACAACCAAAAGCATAATGAAGACAACGTTAGAGGACAAGTAATGGCAACTAGTCACAATGTCTCCAGACAGAGGCCGTACATTTTAATTGTGAAAGAAAAGTCCAAAATGCAGTAAACTAAATTTCAAATCAGACAGATGATTTTAGTAAATTTCATGAGGTTGTCAGGCAGATGCATTTCAGTttccagggctgcaactattaTTCACATTGTTGAATTTACCTGCTGAGTATTTCATCAGATCAATAAGTATGAACGTGTCAAAAGACCATTTTCTCAGAGCCCAATGTGACATTCTCCTTTTGCTTCTTTGTCTGATAAAAAACGAAGGATATTCAATTTACTAACACAGCCAACAAAGCCAACAAATATTCATGTGTGAGCAGCTACACCAGAGaatttgttggtgttttttgggAAGAACAATTCTTCACTTTACATATTACTTTAATTATCAAAGATTTTGGCAATTAACCTTACATCAGTCTCATTTCAGCTCAGAAACATTCCTGTAACAGCAAAACCCGGATCCAAATGAATCCATGGAGGAAACATGTCGGGAGGGCTGACAATGTTAGCTGATCGGAGAGTAGGATGACAGTCtggcacaaaaaaattattgttgATAGCACAtatctccatttttcttttcttctttctgctcaACATAAAAACCCCATTTTCACCTGAATGGAACAAAAGCTATCGGCACCACATCCAAAGACTAAACGTGTATATGAGTGGGACAAAAAAACTTGACTAACAAAGTTAAGACACTTCATGTACATGCTTGCATCATAATACCATTGATCAATGCCTTTGATTATTATATCTAGTGGTGCAATAGTCAGCTCACAGTTCCTACACACAATGACCAACCGGAATTTCACTTGTGCGTTATCACGACCCTCTGGTAACAGACATCATGACACATGCATAAAGTGGGGAAAGATAGATGGAACTAATAACTTGTCACATGAAGGGATCGCACAACGAGGAGCGCTGACAGGGCCCAAAGCAACCGGCAAGTCCACAGTGCCGAGCCGagccgggccgggccgggccaGGCCTCAACATCCACACGAACAGGACAAGTTCTTGGCAAAGACATACGACCACACTGCCACGATCCGGCGCCATCACAACACGGTTTAGCGAGTCGGCTCGTCCAGACACTTCATGAACCCGCTTTACTCGTATACAATTCTGTGACGGTCTATGTCGCACACGGGGCTTCACGGTTAACGTGGACTTCAGGGCGcgcgggcgcacacacacacacacacacgcgcacacacacacacacacacacacaggggctgaCCACGCCAGGCCTGCTGTCTACATAATGAAACGAGAGCTGAAATCAGGGGgtagccctcctcctccccgccgaCAGACAACGATTAAACAGGGGGAATTGTATTTGCCCAGGTGTGTCAGAAGACGACCCGGGAAGCGGAGGGTGTCGGGCACATACATACCATCGCAGTTCTCCCCTTTCTCCGCTCGCATCTGTCAGGCCAGCGCTTGCCGCAGCCCTCG
The sequence above is a segment of the Scophthalmus maximus strain ysfricsl-2021 chromosome 2, ASM2237912v1, whole genome shotgun sequence genome. Coding sequences within it:
- the arhgap35b gene encoding rho GTPase-activating protein 35, translated to MMAKKQDARSPIYNLIVVGLSGTEKEKGQCGVGKSCFCNRYVRPSADDFYLDHTSVLSTSDFGGRVVNNDHFLFWGEVSRLLEEGPECRMHVVEQTEFIDDQTFQPHRSTAMQPYIKRAAGTKLSSAEKLMYFCTDQLGLEQDFEQKQMPEGKLQVDGFLLCVDVSRGMNRNFDDQLKFVTNLYGQLSKTKKPIVLVLTKCDEGVERYIKDAHTFAITKKSLPVVETSARSNINVDLAFLTLVQLIDKSRGKPKIIPYFEALKLQSQQIASAKDRYEWLINRIVKNHNETWLNTSRRMNTSPEYKEYVFLEGTAKCKKLFQQHVYRLKQDHIERRRKIYLSTLPLALSSLVPDLDEIDQLSWSGVQKVLESKQHFAHWFVVLEDSPWEDTSHIDNMEDERIPSDILETAEAEDIFNAHLEHLRNECRRAEMRLEFKQKLASSPFVTPGKPWEEARSFIMNEEFYQWLEEPEYLELYNRHQKEIIDRAKEDFQELLLEYSELFYELEVDAKPSKEKMGAIQEVLGEEQRFKALQKLPAERDALVLKHIHFVYHPTKETCPSSPHCGDSKIEQLLVSRFPTCYPFFDVKAHFGDTKADRINLVILGKDGLAREFANEIRALCTNDDWYVLDGKMYELTLRPIEGNVRLPVNSFHTPTFTPHGCLCLYNSKESLSYVVESLERLRESTLGRRDSQLAQLPTSLLLVTKRGVGSYVDIGGETALNLITQGQQVARRLQCSFLDPASPGVGYGHNVNETQINQVLRSLLDIRRSSSFSSSSPPLLPEPQGLRDSPHQPAPEADLRVVMCLMCGDSYDIEQLLSPFLMHQHCRPMSNSGTSVLLEQTVGGHKLAIELSLLSYHASFTLRKSRLVHGYFAVYSVSRKASLETLCAFLCEVQDIIPVQLLAVGDSQAELTDSDYACEQLIQGEELAHEIEGRFNSVVCGSGGVVGGLHRIEMFHSFLMEVIEKRNIVEATHMYDNVAEACTNENVYSPRCSSPSTVTMFLDSEDDVEPSPPYYDGTLTSHSGGFNLPDLDSSDISVISDIRDFENKLNNKLPPQVRVKPGVTFDFRKVSRNPYIDTLGHRRSLPSAVTWVPGGDVGYDPSDYAEPLDAVSKPRPSNEEIIYSVPHDSTQGKIITIRNSNRMHSNGNGSDSEADSSSLERRRKFSAVGVKPRLYRDRSKRLGKFSSFRTSFIGSDDEMGALPKSKEDDFGTLKGESLVEESEDPKKRNILKSLRRTAKKTRPKHRPAIPKPPESSYFGVPLVSVVSPDRPIPLFIEKCVRFIETTGLNTEGLYRVSGNKSEMESMQRQFEQDHGLDLVEKDFSINTVAGGLKSFFSELPEPLVPCALQVDLLDAFRINDREQRLYTMKDVLRRFPRENYDVFKYVVSHLHKVSQLSRLNLMTSENLSICFWPTLMRPDFTTMDALTATRTYQTIIESFIHQCAFFFYNQPFLDSPTGLAGLPASPTTTLSGSSAYSCYRSSPPHTTTHFSPLQQSPPTTPQSPLQSLLPPLHQHPHSHHSPAEQETL